A section of the Ornithinimicrobium sufpigmenti genome encodes:
- a CDS encoding glycosyltransferase family 4 protein — translation MQSRRFVLVGTRVERTEVTALAQAAAVAGLDVRAAAQRPPEDRTPQVRWHRVPPPATQPGWGGAVASWVTRTVRGPAAPFAEQLVADPWLAAQVTDVDREVLLVALDDPAAQALARWRSETGATDGDGRPVPVLTWDQGAEALAEEVAAATGAGSPDRQTVDRTPERRGGRTADPSRPLGAKHRLTVLAGGDGVPRPEVVKALTRSRVGVTLVDLDEMPQPDLGGADAVVLDGLGPAVLLLGQVGEHWPDVRVVHLQRATDRRSPWRHLVPEGRVDRVLALLVGEALARGDADAAGQVLAAALGEDVARLLRATADAGDDAALALAAELAEDLGPDTSPAVLRELHFLARATGSMSLERTLLERQLALPGQPVPALREALERVTERLRETEPGWLPALPSSPVEPGAADVPGRVLHVLKVTLPQRQAGYSVRAHQTLKALAEAGLDVVAVAAPGADPDATGQAGAGDPAPVVEETVLDGVRYLLPAPVPGGRPTAYLEQQARAVLDVVRQERPALLHVHSGGRGYDLGVVGAAVARATGLPWVYEVRGLFESLWTGQAARAERGETFARRMAKEAELVGAADAAVTLAGTMRDDLLERGVDPDRVTVVPNAVDPGQMVPAGRDDVLSDQWGTRGAFTFGYVTNLDHQREQVEDLIRAAVILRDTGLTVRVLVVGDGPRRAPLMEKTREWGASDVVTFTGRVPHAHVAQAYALLDVLVVPRSDERAARLVTPLKPYEAMAMGVPVVVSAQPALLEVIGDGERGWSYPSGDAPALARLLRRLAADPARRAAVAARARDWVVQERTWAGNAQRYAALYGSVLQGRSGPTG, via the coding sequence ATGCAGTCGCGCAGGTTCGTGCTGGTGGGCACCCGGGTGGAGCGCACGGAGGTCACGGCCCTCGCGCAGGCCGCGGCGGTGGCCGGGCTCGACGTGCGGGCCGCCGCCCAGCGGCCGCCGGAGGATCGCACCCCGCAGGTGCGCTGGCACCGGGTGCCGCCCCCGGCGACGCAGCCCGGGTGGGGAGGTGCCGTGGCGTCCTGGGTGACCAGGACGGTCCGGGGCCCCGCAGCCCCCTTCGCGGAGCAGCTGGTGGCGGACCCGTGGCTGGCGGCCCAGGTCACCGACGTCGACCGCGAGGTCCTCCTCGTCGCGCTCGACGACCCGGCCGCCCAGGCCCTGGCCCGCTGGCGGTCGGAGACGGGGGCGACCGACGGTGACGGCCGGCCGGTGCCGGTGCTGACCTGGGACCAGGGGGCGGAGGCCCTCGCCGAGGAGGTCGCAGCCGCCACCGGGGCCGGGAGCCCGGACCGCCAGACCGTCGACCGGACGCCCGAGCGCCGAGGTGGTCGGACCGCCGATCCGTCCCGCCCTCTGGGCGCCAAGCACCGCCTCACCGTGCTCGCCGGGGGCGACGGGGTGCCGCGGCCCGAGGTCGTGAAGGCACTGACGCGCAGCCGCGTCGGCGTCACGCTGGTCGACCTCGACGAGATGCCGCAGCCCGACCTCGGCGGCGCCGACGCGGTGGTCCTCGACGGTCTGGGACCAGCGGTGCTGCTGCTGGGGCAGGTCGGGGAGCACTGGCCGGACGTGCGCGTCGTCCACCTGCAGCGGGCCACCGACCGTCGTAGTCCCTGGCGTCACCTGGTGCCCGAGGGTCGCGTCGACCGCGTCCTCGCCCTGTTGGTCGGTGAGGCCCTTGCCCGTGGCGATGCGGACGCAGCCGGTCAGGTCCTGGCTGCGGCCCTCGGCGAGGACGTGGCACGCCTCCTGCGGGCGACGGCGGACGCGGGGGATGACGCGGCCCTGGCCCTGGCGGCCGAGCTGGCGGAGGACCTCGGACCGGACACGTCCCCCGCCGTGCTGCGCGAGCTGCACTTCCTGGCCCGCGCCACCGGCTCGATGAGCCTGGAGCGGACGCTGCTGGAGCGGCAGCTGGCGCTGCCCGGTCAGCCGGTGCCGGCCCTGCGCGAGGCGCTGGAGCGGGTCACCGAGCGGCTGCGCGAGACCGAGCCGGGGTGGCTGCCCGCGCTGCCGTCCTCGCCGGTCGAGCCGGGCGCGGCCGACGTGCCGGGCAGGGTCCTGCACGTGCTGAAGGTGACGTTGCCGCAGCGCCAGGCCGGCTACAGCGTCCGCGCCCACCAGACCCTCAAGGCCCTGGCCGAGGCGGGGCTGGACGTCGTCGCGGTGGCCGCACCCGGGGCTGACCCCGACGCGACCGGTCAGGCCGGTGCCGGCGACCCCGCGCCCGTGGTGGAGGAGACCGTCCTCGACGGCGTCCGCTACCTCCTCCCGGCACCGGTCCCCGGTGGTCGGCCCACGGCCTACCTTGAGCAGCAGGCGCGTGCCGTCCTGGACGTCGTGCGGCAGGAGCGCCCCGCGCTGCTGCACGTGCACTCGGGAGGGCGCGGCTACGACCTGGGCGTCGTCGGGGCGGCGGTGGCGCGGGCGACCGGCCTGCCGTGGGTGTACGAGGTGCGGGGGCTGTTCGAGTCCCTGTGGACCGGCCAGGCAGCACGGGCCGAACGGGGCGAGACCTTCGCCCGGCGGATGGCCAAGGAGGCCGAGCTGGTGGGCGCCGCGGATGCCGCGGTCACCCTCGCCGGGACGATGCGCGACGACCTGCTCGAGCGCGGGGTGGACCCTGACCGGGTCACGGTCGTCCCCAACGCGGTCGACCCCGGGCAGATGGTGCCGGCCGGCCGCGACGACGTGCTCTCGGACCAGTGGGGCACCCGGGGAGCCTTCACCTTCGGCTACGTCACCAACCTCGACCACCAGCGGGAGCAGGTCGAGGACCTCATCCGGGCGGCGGTCATCCTGCGTGACACCGGGCTCACCGTCCGCGTCCTGGTCGTGGGGGACGGGCCACGGCGTGCGCCCCTGATGGAGAAGACCCGGGAGTGGGGGGCCAGCGACGTGGTGACCTTCACCGGGCGGGTCCCGCACGCACACGTCGCGCAGGCGTACGCCCTCCTCGACGTCCTGGTCGTCCCCCGCAGCGACGAGCGCGCGGCCCGGCTGGTCACGCCGCTCAAGCCCTACGAGGCGATGGCGATGGGGGTCCCCGTCGTGGTGTCCGCCCAGCCGGCGCTGCTGGAGGTGATCGGGGATGGCGAGCGTGGCTGGTCCTACCCCTCCGGGGACGCGCCCGCCCTGGCCCGGCTCCTGCGCCGGCTGGCCGCCGACCCCGCCCGCCGCGCAGCGGTCGCCGCGCGCGCCCGGGACTGGGTGGTGCAGGAACGCACCTGGGCCGGCAACGCGCAGCGGTATGCGGCGCTCTACGGCTCGGTCCTGCAGGGCCGGTCCGGCCCCACCGGGTAG